CGATGCTTCGCCGTATCATTGTTTATTTCCCCGCCCCGGAAGACTTTTCGATCGTTGAATCATCCTGGATTTCGAGACGCCCCATCCATCCCTTCAACAAAATGAGGGTATCATGCGGGTGGTTTGTTGTAATGAGAAATTCACCGTCGATCAATTCGGAATGCCTGATAAAAATGGTGAGATCGTAATGCCGGTAGCCGTTCGTATCGACAGCGCCTGTTTGACGCCAATCGAAGGGTATTCCACGGATTGTATCGAATGTGTCTGTCTGCCCGATATACGCAAAATCAACATTCATGAGCTGCAGGTCATTTTTGCGGCTGGTTACTGCAACCTGCATCGAATCTTTGTCAGGCTGTCCGGGTTTCAGCTCGGCGAATACGGGCGGATGCAGTAAAAGCGAAATATGAGCGGCAACGAATCGATTATCCGGGTCGCTTGATTCGATGTGAATGACGTAAAAACCGCGGCCATAGCTTTTGGCATCGGTAATGGTCAATTCCGCCGTGATGGTTCCCGTGTCGCCGGGATTGACAATTGAATCCGCTTCGGTGATTTTCAGGCAACTGCAGGATGATTTGATACTATGGATATCAAGAGTTCCTGTCCCTTTGTTAACTACCGGAATTTTGTACATAACACGGTTTACAGTGTCTTTTTCGATAACGCCGGCGTTCGATTCAGGTTCAGGGAGATGTATCCGCGACACGGATTCGGGTTTGCAATACGATAAGACACACACCAAGAAAAGAGCGAAAATTAGGATATTTTTAA
Above is a window of Chitinivibrionales bacterium DNA encoding:
- a CDS encoding DUF1573 domain-containing protein, which translates into the protein MIKNILIFALFLVCVLSYCKPESVSRIHLPEPESNAGVIEKDTVNRVMYKIPVVNKGTGTLDIHSIKSSCSCLKITEADSIVNPGDTGTITAELTITDAKSYGRGFYVIHIESSDPDNRFVAAHISLLLHPPVFAELKPGQPDKDSMQVAVTSRKNDLQLMNVDFAYIGQTDTFDTIRGIPFDWRQTGAVDTNGYRHYDLTIFIRHSELIDGEFLITTNHPHDTLILLKGWMGRLEIQDDSTIEKSSGAGK